The DNA region ATGAAGGCGACCGCGCCGTATGGCCGCCATGGACGGCCGAGGGTGGCGAGGGGACGGGATTTTTTCGCGGGATCGGCGGGCTCCCAGGGTGTGTCGTCGCCAGTGAGGCGGCAGCGAAGGAAAACGTAGCCGAAGGGTTTTTCCTGGGGGGGGCTGGCGGCGGTGACGTGGCCGCCTGCCTTGCTGCGGAGTTCGCAGTTTTCGAAGACGGCGGTGGCGCCTCCGAAGATGAAATCGACGCGGCCTTCGATGTAACAGTCGCGGAAATACTGGCGGCCGTTGTTCGCCATCAGCGTGTCCTGCCAGCCGAGGAGGCGGCAGTTGCGGACTACGGCGCGGTCACCGTCGAGGCGGAGGGCGAGGGCCTGGCCGCGGTCACCGGCGATGTTTTCGATGGTGAGGTTGGTGGCGGAGAAGTCGTCGCCTTGGGCGATGAGCGTGATGCCTTCGTTTTTTTCGAGGCGGCGCTCTTTCAGCGTTTCGTAGACGTTGAGATGGAAGCTGAGGACGGTGGTGTTTGCGTCTTCGCCGACGAGGTGGATGAAGCGTTTGGACTTCGGGATGAGCGTCTGCTGCCAGCGGTAGCGGCCGGGTTTGATGAGGATGACGTAGGGCTTCTCGGCGTTGTCAGGGGAGGCGTCGATCGCGGCTTGGAGGGTTTTGAATTGGGCGTCCTTGGCGGGGGAGACGACGGCGTCGTAGGTGGCGGGGATCGGGAGTGACGGGAGCGTGGGGACGGAGGACGGCTCGGCGGAGATTGCGGCGGGGGTGATGGCGAGTAGTGAGAGCGCAATGAAGGCGAAGGGCGGAATGCGTGACATGGGGAGACGGAGGGATCGCGGAAGGGCGGAGGCGCGGAGGCCCGAATTTTTGGACAGGATTAAGAGGATTAACAGGATTTGGAGGGAGGACGGAGCGCGTGCGAGCACGCTGGCCTACGGGGTGATGCGGAGCTCGGTTTTTTGGAGGGGTTTGTCGGAGGAGGAGCTGGCAGCGAGGGACCAGGTGATGGGATCGGTGACGTAGCGGCTCGTGGATTCGTCCCAGCGGCGGAGGCGCTGGAGGGGGATTTCGATGGCGACGGTTTTGGTTTCGCCTGCCTTGAAATGAACGCGGGAGAAGCCGATGAGCTGACGCAGCGGCATGGATACGGGAGGATTTTGGGCGGTGGCGTAGAGTTGGATGACTTCGTCGCCGTCGCGCTGGCCGGTGTTTTTCACGGTGACGCGGGCGGTGATGGTTTCGGTGGCTTTGGCGATCGATTTGGAGAGCGCGATTTTTTCGTAGGAGAAAGTCGTGTAGCTCAGGCCGTGGCCGAAGGCGTAGAGGGGCTTGCCCTTGAAGTGGAGGTAGGTGCGGTTGGCGAAGCTGTAGTCTTCGAACGGAGGTAGATCGCTGTCGTCGCGGTAGAAGGTGAGCGGGAGGCGTCCAGCGGGGTTGTAGTCGCCGAGGATCGCGTCGGCCACGGCGTCGCCGCCGCGCTGGCCGTAGTACCAGGCTTCGAGGATGGCGTTGGGTTTGGCGGTGTCGAAGGAGAGCGGGCTGCCGTTGCAGAGGACGACGATGAAGGGTTTACCGAGGGCGGCTACGGCGTCGATGAGGTCGCGCTGGGATTTCGGGAGGAGGATGCTGGTGCGATCGCCGCCGGTGAAACCCTCGACGTTGACCTTCATCTCTTCGCCTTCGAGGGCGGGCGTGATGCCGAGCGTGAGGATGATGTGATCGGCGGCGCGGGCTTGCGCGAGGGCTTCGTCGAGTCCGCCGGGCGGGCGCCAGCCGAACTGGATGCGGCCGATCTGCGTGCCGGGGCGCTGCGTGTATTCGAGGCGGACTTTGTAAGCGCGGCCGGCTTCGAGCGTGAGCTTGGTGTTGGCGACGCGTTCGACGGCGGCGTTGTGAACGGATTTGGAATGCACGGGATCTCCGGCGACGGGCTTGTCGTCGATGAAGAGTTGGGCTGCGCCGATGTAGCTGATGCCGAGATCGTGTTCGCCGGATTTGGTAGGAACGAGGACGCCGGACCAGCGGAGGTTTACGTTTTCGACGGGGAGGCCGGGGACGGGTTGGGCGGGGTTCCAGTAGAAATCGATCTGGGCGTCGGTGCGTTTGTCGGCGGGCGAGGAAGTGAAATCGTTTTTGGCGAAGAGCTCGCGGGTGAGGCCGGTCGTGGCGCGTTGGTCGTCGGAGAAGAGGACGTTGTCAGCGAAAGGGCGGCCGCCTTCGCGGAAGCCGGTGACGAGCGGGACGGCGGGGTCGTAGGTGACTTTGATGCCAACGGACTCGAAGCGTGTGCGGAGGGCTTTGGCGAGCGTGACGGGTTTCGAGGGCGTGCCGGCGTAGTTGCCGAGGAGCGCGAGGTAGTCGTCGCCGGTGGGGCCGAGGATGGCGACGTGTTTGAGTTTCTTGGCGTCCCACGGGAGCGAGCCGTCGTTTTTGAGAAGAACGAGACTCTGACGCGCGGCTTCGAGAGCGAGGCGGTCGTGGGCGGGCGTGTCGTTGGCGGAGAGCGGTATCCGGGCGTAGGGTACGCGTTCGGCGGGGTCGAACATGCCGAGGCGGAAGCGGAGCGTGTAGAGGCGGCGGAGGGCGTTATCGACGTCGGCTTCGGTGAGGAGGCCGCGGTTGATGGCTTCGGGGATGTGTTTGAAGGTGCTGTCGGAGCAGAGCTCGTTGCCAGCCTTGATGGCGGCGGCGATGGCCTCGGCGCCGGTCTTCACGAATTTGTGGCCGCGCTCGTTGAACATGTCGTTCACGGTGCCGACGTCGCCGACCACGGCGCCGTCGAAGCCCCATTCGGTGCGGAGGATGTCGGTGAGCAGTTCGCGGTGGCCGGGAGCGGGGATGCCGTTGACGGCGTTGTACGCGCTCATGACGGAGGTGGCGGCGGCTTCGCGGATGCCCATCTCAAAGGGCGGGAGTTCGATCTCGCGGAGATCGCGCGGCGAGATGACGGCGTTGAAATGGTGGCGGGGCGTTTCGGGTCCGCTGTGGACGGCGTAGTGTTTGAGCGTGGCGACCGTCTTGAGGTAGCGCGGGTCGCTGCCTTGGAGGCCGCGCGTGAAGGCGACGCCGAGGACGCCGGAGAGGAGCGGGTCTTCGCCGTAGGTTTCCTGGCCGCGGCCCCAGCGTGGATCGCGGAAGATATTAATGTTGGGCGACCAGATGGTGATGCCTTCGTAGATCTTGGTGTCGCCGTTACCGGTGCGGAGGGTCTCGTGGTATTTGGCGCGGGCTTCGGTGGAGATGACGTCGGCGATTTCCTGGTGGAGCGTGGGATTCCAGGTGGCGGCGAGGCCGATGGCCTGCGGGAAAACAGTGGCGATGCCGTTACGGGCGACGCCGTGGAGGCCTTCGTTCCACCAGTGGTAGGACGGAATGCCGAGGCGTGGGATGGCGGTGTTTTCCATGCCGATCTGGGAGACTTTTTCCTCAAGGGTGAGATGGGAGATGAGGTCGTCGACGCGCTCGGCGAGCGGGAGGTCGGGGTTGCGGAATTTTTCGGGGAAGGCGGCTGTGGCGGAAGATGAAGCCGGGGCGGAAGGCGCGGCGGGCGGCTGGGCGTGGGCGGCGAGAAGCGCGGAAGCGGCGAGGGCGGCGGAAAGGACGAGGCGGGTAAGTTTCATGGGGGGGACGCGAATCGTGCAAAGTCAGCGGCTGGCCGAAGTGACAGCTAGGGGCAGCCGGAGGGAGAGACGTTTGCGCTATCCGATGGATGCGCGAATGGTGGGATGCGCGCTTTGTTGCGCAGCGAAGGACGGGCGAAAGAGATCGCGGAAGCGCGGAAGGGCGGAAACGCGGAAAAAACGAGCCGAGGCGGAACGGCGTCGCGCGAGCGCGAGCGTTACGGGCGGAGGAGGCGCAGGTCGTAGATGCTGGCGGTGCGGGATTTTTCGGCGGCGCGGAATTTGACCGTGAGCGTGCGGGCGTCAGAGGCGAGGGT from Nibricoccus aquaticus includes:
- a CDS encoding glycoside hydrolase family 3 C-terminal domain-containing protein; protein product: MKLTRLVLSAALAASALLAAHAQPPAAPSAPASSSATAAFPEKFRNPDLPLAERVDDLISHLTLEEKVSQIGMENTAIPRLGIPSYHWWNEGLHGVARNGIATVFPQAIGLAATWNPTLHQEIADVISTEARAKYHETLRTGNGDTKIYEGITIWSPNINIFRDPRWGRGQETYGEDPLLSGVLGVAFTRGLQGSDPRYLKTVATLKHYAVHSGPETPRHHFNAVISPRDLREIELPPFEMGIREAAATSVMSAYNAVNGIPAPGHRELLTDILRTEWGFDGAVVGDVGTVNDMFNERGHKFVKTGAEAIAAAIKAGNELCSDSTFKHIPEAINRGLLTEADVDNALRRLYTLRFRLGMFDPAERVPYARIPLSANDTPAHDRLALEAARQSLVLLKNDGSLPWDAKKLKHVAILGPTGDDYLALLGNYAGTPSKPVTLAKALRTRFESVGIKVTYDPAVPLVTGFREGGRPFADNVLFSDDQRATTGLTRELFAKNDFTSSPADKRTDAQIDFYWNPAQPVPGLPVENVNLRWSGVLVPTKSGEHDLGISYIGAAQLFIDDKPVAGDPVHSKSVHNAAVERVANTKLTLEAGRAYKVRLEYTQRPGTQIGRIQFGWRPPGGLDEALAQARAADHIILTLGITPALEGEEMKVNVEGFTGGDRTSILLPKSQRDLIDAVAALGKPFIVVLCNGSPLSFDTAKPNAILEAWYYGQRGGDAVADAILGDYNPAGRLPLTFYRDDSDLPPFEDYSFANRTYLHFKGKPLYAFGHGLSYTTFSYEKIALSKSIAKATETITARVTVKNTGQRDGDEVIQLYATAQNPPVSMPLRQLIGFSRVHFKAGETKTVAIEIPLQRLRRWDESTSRYVTDPITWSLAASSSSDKPLQKTELRITP
- a CDS encoding pectinesterase family protein — protein: MSRIPPFAFIALSLLAITPAAISAEPSSVPTLPSLPIPATYDAVVSPAKDAQFKTLQAAIDASPDNAEKPYVILIKPGRYRWQQTLIPKSKRFIHLVGEDANTTVLSFHLNVYETLKERRLEKNEGITLIAQGDDFSATNLTIENIAGDRGQALALRLDGDRAVVRNCRLLGWQDTLMANNGRQYFRDCYIEGRVDFIFGGATAVFENCELRSKAGGHVTAASPPQEKPFGYVFLRCRLTGDDTPWEPADPAKKSRPLATLGRPWRPYGAVAFIECEMGDHIAPTGWNNWGRADNEKTARYAEYKSTGPGANPAARVSWSKQLTDTEAAAYTLENILGGTDSWNPTQ